A region of the Leeuwenhoekiella sp. MAR_2009_132 genome:
AACCTATTGAGCCGCTATACAAACCGCGTTTAGAATTTTCTAAATCTTCAATAATCTGCATTGCTGAAAGCTTTGGCGCCCCGGTCATACTTCCCATGGGATACGTATTTTTAATACAGGTTATAGGGTCTGTATCGGGGTCAATGTTAGCTGTAATCGTAGAAATCATCTGGTGCACCTGTTTAAAAGAATAAACCTTGCATAGTTCTTCTACACGCACACTTCCTTTTAGCGCCAGCTTAGAAAGATCATTACGCACGAGGTCTGTAATCATGATATTTTCTGAGCGTTCTTTAGGATCCTGAGCAAGTGCCCGGGCAAGTTTTAAATCTTCAATAGCATTATTACTTCTGCGGGCTGTGCCTTTTATAGGCTGACTAATCAATTTTGTTTTCCGCTTGCATAAATACCGTTCTGGAGAAGAACACAGCGCATATTTAGAACCTATTTTTAAAAATGCTGCAAACGGAGCTTTTGAAATCTCATTTAAATGCAGAAAACTCTTTAAAGGATCAATTTTAGATTCCGCATAAAATTCCTGGCAAAAATTAGCCTCATAAATATCGCCGCGGTAAATGTGATCGAGCATTTTATCTACCTGAGCGCAATACGCGTCTTTATTAAAACGAACTTTAACCTTAGGTGTAGTATAGTTTTCAACTACTTTTTCTTTTTCTTCGGAAGAATTAAATATCAACTCAAAATCCTTCTCAATATCTGCTGCTACTTCAGGGAGGTATAAAAATTCTATAGTATTACCTATAATGCGTATCAGTTTTAAAGGCTGAAAGAAATACAAATCAGGAAAATCTAACCCATCAAGGTTTGCAGACTGAAGATTTTCAACTTCATTTTTTAAATCATAGGTCATAAAACCTAGTAACCAGTCCTGTACTTGAGCTCTGTACTTAGAAAGTTCAGAAAATGCATGGTTTGATTTTATATGAATTGATGTTTTGGCACCAACACCTAACAAAATATCAAACTTTCCATAAGGATCTGTATGCCCATTTGAGGTTAGCAAACAACTCGTAGAATCTGGCTTTGCCCAATCTAACAAATGCTTTAGGAGATTTGTTTTATCTGGAATTGATTTTGATTTTATGATGCGCATAGATTTGTAAAATTACAGTTTAGCGCATAAAAAAACCGTCAATAAAATCGACGGTTTTAAATAAATTTTAGATATAAACTATTGCTTATCGATCCAGTCTTTAATCTCTTCTTTGGTTTTTCCGGTTTTTTCTTGAAGTTTTCCAAGCATTTGGTCAAATTTACCTTCTGCGTGAGTGGTATCGTCATCTGTAAGATCACCATACTCCTCTTTAAATTTACCTTTAACTTGTTTCCACTTTCCTTCTATCTGATCATTATTCATAATTTTGGATTTTTAATTATTAGTAATATTTAAAATTACTGCTAAGAATAAACTATTTACCCCAACAAAACGCTAATCTTTAAAAGGCAAGCGTTAATTTTACTTAAAATTTAAAACAATGCAGAAACTCTTATTTTCCCTGTTTATATTAATCATTTTTAGTGCGTGTAATAATAAAACTAAAACTCTGGCAAGTGCAGATACAGCACGTGTTACTGATGCTACTTACTATTTTGTGAGACACGCAGATAAAGTACGGGCTCCAAATATAGGAAATAACCCGCCACTAAACGCCAACGGTAAGGCACGTGCTAAATTCTGGGCAAAACAATTAAAAGATGTTGATTTTGACGCCGTTTACAGTACAAATTTTAAGCGAACGCGCAGTACAGCGCTGCCCACTGCAAAACAGAATAAACTAGAAATTAAAATTTACGAACCTTCTGAAGATTTCTATGTTAATTTTAAAGATACTCATGTGGGCAAAAATGTATTGGTAGTGGGACATAGTAATACCATACCTGCCTTTGTTAATGCTGTTCTAGGGGAGCAAAAATACAATGAGATAGATGATTCTACTTTTGGAAATCTTTACATTGTACGGGTAAAAGATGGTGTTGCTGAAGCCGAATTAAAAGATTTTAACAGCTGGAGCAAGCAGTAACTTCAATATTTTCTAATTCAATTTTAGATAACAACCTAAGTTTGCCATTTTCAAAAAGACTATCAAGACTTTGCAAAGGTGGAAACTGCTCTAAAGGCTCATAATTGTTATAATCAACAAAGCGAACACCATTTACCTCTCTAATATTATAGGCTTCTCTAAAACGCGTACCGCCTTCATTAACATGGTAATTGTATGCTAAATAATCTACTGTAAAATCTTCAGTATCGATCCAGTACATATAATTGTCTTCAAAATCTTCACCCCCACCTTCTTCAGCAAATCGCACTTCAATCTTATAATAGGTTTTTCCTTTAATAGTAGCTTCTCCAATCTTTTTAGATTTTACTGCTTCCGCATTTAAACCATACGGCAACACCGAAAAATAATGTACCGAGTTTACACCCCCTGCAAGATTACTTATCAAAGAATCTTCCAAATTGATGGTTTTACCCTTTACAAATCGTTTAAAATCTGAATTTGTTAATTGATCTAAAGTATCTTTACAAGCCTCGTCAGAACAACGCTCCAGACTGAAATTTCCGTAATTACGTGATGCTTTATAAAATTTATCTCTGAAGGTAAATGTGATTGTTGATGTATCTATAGTTGAACCGCCAGCACGTGCTATGGTTTGAGCTATAATGGCTTTAGAGTCGAGATTTTTAATTTCTTTCTTACATGCTGTTAAACAAATTAGAAGGAATGTAAGTGGCAATATTTTTTTCATTATCTAGCATTTAGGAACTGCAAAATTAAAGTAATTGCAGGCAATAGCAGTCCATTTGATAAATTAGTACTTTTGCAATCTTATGAAACAAGAAAATACAATTAATATTAAAAATAAGAAGGCTCGTTTTGAATATGAGATTCTTGATAAATATATAGCCGGTATTAAACTGGCGGGTACCGAAATTAAATCTATACGCGAAGGAAAAGCATCTATTGCAGAAAGTTTTTGTGAGTTTGAAGGTAATGAGCTTTTTGTGATAAATATGACCATTCAAGAATATTCACACGCTACCTATTTTAACCATCAGCCTAAGAGTAGTCGCAAGCTATTACTTAATCGAAGAGAACTCAATAAGCTTTTAAAAGAAGTCAAAAATAGCGGTCTAACCATCGTACCTCTTAGATTGTTTATTAATGAGAGAGGACTGGCAAAAATGCAGATCGCGCTGGCAAAAGGTAAAAAATTATACGACAAACGAGAAGTTATTAAAGACCGGGATTCTAAAAAACGTTTAGGACAAATTAAGAAGGCATTTAATAATTAGTGCAACAGGTAGAAAATAATTTAAGTCTTTTAAATTAAATTATACCACATGCTAAAAAAAATACTCTTCGCTGTTATCGTATTGGTTTGCATCCAGGTACAGAGTCAGATTACAGGCTCGGTTACTAATGCGCAAAATGAGCCATTACCCTATGTAAATATCTATTTAAAAAATGCAACAACCGGCACGACTACAAATGGTGACGGCCTGTATAGTCTTAATTTTAATCAGACCGGTACCTATACGATAACTTTTCAGTTTTTAGGTTATACTACAAAGAATGTAGAAGTTACAATTACCGAGTTTCCATTTAAATTAAATGCTGTTTTAGAAGAAGAAACGACATCACTAGACGAGGTGGTTTTAGATTCTAAAATAAATCCCGCAGACCGAATTATACGAGAAGTTCTTAAGGAAAAACCACAAACTTTATCTAAACAAAAAGCATATACCGCAGATTTTTATTCCCGTGGCTTATGGCGTGTAGAAAACGCTCCTGAAAAGTTTTTTGGGCAGGAATTGGGAGATTTAGGTGGAGGTCTTGATTCTACACGAACCGGTATTGTATATTTAAGTGAGACGATTTCTAAAATTGCATATCAGGAACCTAATGATTTTAACGAAATTATTACAGCCAGTAAGGTTAGTGGTAACAGTAATGGATTTAGCTTTAACAGTGCGCAGGAAGCAGATTTTTCATTCTATAATAATACCTTAGAGATACAGGCGCAAGTTGTATCGCCTATTGCAGATAATGCCTTCAATTACTACACTTACAAATTAGTGGGTACGTTTAAAGAAGGTGATAAACTCATCAATAAAATACAGGTAACACCTAAACGTAAAAATGATCGTGTTTTTAATGGTATATTATATATTGTTGAAGACGACTGGCAGCTTTATGGCGCAGATTTAAATACAAGTGGTGCTGCGATACAAGTACCGTTTGTAGATTCATTAGTATTTAAACACAGTTTTAAATACAATGCTGCACAAAAACTTTGGGTTAAAATTTCTCAAAGTATCGACTTTAGCTTTAAGCTATTTGGTTTTGGTGGTAATGGAAGATTTTCTGCAGTCTATAGCAATTATGATTTTAAACCTCAATTTGATCGTAAGAGTTTTTCAAATGAAGTATTGAGTTTTAAACCCGAAGCCAATAAAAAAGACAGTTTGTTTTGGCAGCAAATACGCCCGATTCCGCTTACTATTGAAGAACGTACAGATTATATTAAAAAAGACAGTTTACAAGAAATTCGGGACTCTAGACCTTATAAAGATTCAGTAGATAGTGCACGTAATGCATTTAAATTTACAGACGTACTTATGGGATACAGTTATCAAAATACTTATGATAAGTGGCGCTTAAGCTATGATGCAATTTTACCTACGATCTCCTATAATACAGTT
Encoded here:
- a CDS encoding DUF5686 and carboxypeptidase regulatory-like domain-containing protein, with the protein product MLKKILFAVIVLVCIQVQSQITGSVTNAQNEPLPYVNIYLKNATTGTTTNGDGLYSLNFNQTGTYTITFQFLGYTTKNVEVTITEFPFKLNAVLEEETTSLDEVVLDSKINPADRIIREVLKEKPQTLSKQKAYTADFYSRGLWRVENAPEKFFGQELGDLGGGLDSTRTGIVYLSETISKIAYQEPNDFNEIITASKVSGNSNGFSFNSAQEADFSFYNNTLEIQAQVVSPIADNAFNYYTYKLVGTFKEGDKLINKIQVTPKRKNDRVFNGILYIVEDDWQLYGADLNTSGAAIQVPFVDSLVFKHSFKYNAAQKLWVKISQSIDFSFKLFGFGGNGRFSAVYSNYDFKPQFDRKSFSNEVLSFKPEANKKDSLFWQQIRPIPLTIEERTDYIKKDSLQEIRDSRPYKDSVDSARNAFKFTDVLMGYSYQNTYDKWRLSYDAILPTISYNTVQGFNATGGISYSKWTEDYIQATTLSLKANYGIDDERLRFTGRIAKRFDRIKNTTVILEGGSQTQQFNSEEPISGVINSLATLVWKKNFAKYYELNFARATFSQELFNGFQLTAQAGYEKRMPLFNTTDQTLFNRDFAYTSNNPLNPQDYNTAAIQPHNLGKVNVQAMINFDQKYMSYPDGKFKVDDSKYPTLYVTAEQSFAASDANYNFTELKAELRQELTLGNKGNFGYGFTGGTFLNGDNISFVDYQHFNGNQTYVNFRNLRLTGFNNLPYYDYSTKESFFEAHIEHNFKGFILGKIPGIRALNLNLVTGVHSLLTQENKPYTEFNIGVDNLGFGKLKFLRVDYVRSFSGPNQKGAFVFGLSF
- a CDS encoding CsbD family protein, which translates into the protein MNNDQIEGKWKQVKGKFKEEYGDLTDDDTTHAEGKFDQMLGKLQEKTGKTKEEIKDWIDKQ
- a CDS encoding histidine phosphatase family protein, with the translated sequence MQKLLFSLFILIIFSACNNKTKTLASADTARVTDATYYFVRHADKVRAPNIGNNPPLNANGKARAKFWAKQLKDVDFDAVYSTNFKRTRSTALPTAKQNKLEIKIYEPSEDFYVNFKDTHVGKNVLVVGHSNTIPAFVNAVLGEQKYNEIDDSTFGNLYIVRVKDGVAEAELKDFNSWSKQ
- a CDS encoding anthranilate synthase component I family protein is translated as MRIIKSKSIPDKTNLLKHLLDWAKPDSTSCLLTSNGHTDPYGKFDILLGVGAKTSIHIKSNHAFSELSKYRAQVQDWLLGFMTYDLKNEVENLQSANLDGLDFPDLYFFQPLKLIRIIGNTIEFLYLPEVAADIEKDFELIFNSSEEKEKVVENYTTPKVKVRFNKDAYCAQVDKMLDHIYRGDIYEANFCQEFYAESKIDPLKSFLHLNEISKAPFAAFLKIGSKYALCSSPERYLCKRKTKLISQPIKGTARRSNNAIEDLKLARALAQDPKERSENIMITDLVRNDLSKLALKGSVRVEELCKVYSFKQVHQMISTITANIDPDTDPITCIKNTYPMGSMTGAPKLSAMQIIEDLENSKRGLYSGSIGYFEPNGDFDFNVVIRSLLYDAEKPYVSFTVGSAITAQAIPEKEYEECLLKAKAMRETLEA
- the smpB gene encoding SsrA-binding protein SmpB, whose translation is MKQENTINIKNKKARFEYEILDKYIAGIKLAGTEIKSIREGKASIAESFCEFEGNELFVINMTIQEYSHATYFNHQPKSSRKLLLNRRELNKLLKEVKNSGLTIVPLRLFINERGLAKMQIALAKGKKLYDKREVIKDRDSKKRLGQIKKAFNN
- a CDS encoding DUF6503 family protein, with protein sequence MKKILPLTFLLICLTACKKEIKNLDSKAIIAQTIARAGGSTIDTSTITFTFRDKFYKASRNYGNFSLERCSDEACKDTLDQLTNSDFKRFVKGKTINLEDSLISNLAGGVNSVHYFSVLPYGLNAEAVKSKKIGEATIKGKTYYKIEVRFAEEGGGEDFEDNYMYWIDTEDFTVDYLAYNYHVNEGGTRFREAYNIREVNGVRFVDYNNYEPLEQFPPLQSLDSLFENGKLRLLSKIELENIEVTACSSC